The following proteins are co-located in the Bosea sp. AS-1 genome:
- the selA gene encoding L-seryl-tRNA(Sec) selenium transferase produces MNRPERFRPPSVDEILRSGEGALAIARHGRAETTQAVRQVLERMRQSGTSPSVSADAVARMALDLLEARERPSQRPVINLTGTVLHTNLGRALLAEEAIQAVVTAMRAPTNLEYEIKAGQRGERDAHVRDLIRELTGAEDAVLVNNNAAAVLLVLNTFAKDREAIVSRGELIEIGGAFRMPDIMARAGAILREVGTTNRTHLRDYAEAIGAETGLLLKVHTSNYVVQGFTAEVEPPELAKLARTHGVPFVDDLGSGTLIDFARWGLRHEKTVQDALKGGADLVTFSGDKLLGGPQAGIVAGRKDLIAKLAKNPLKRALRLDKLRLAALEATLRLYRDPDRLAERLPTLRLFTRKAAELHALAEKLRPALAATLGAGWSVETVDCASQIGSGALPLETLPSTGLAIKPVGKASGGAVEALAAAFRTVPVPVIGRIAQGTLIFDLRCLEDEALFAAQLATLKPGGGDGLA; encoded by the coding sequence ATGAACAGACCCGAACGCTTCCGTCCCCCTTCGGTCGATGAGATCCTGCGCAGCGGCGAAGGTGCACTTGCCATCGCCCGCCATGGACGCGCCGAGACGACGCAGGCGGTGCGGCAGGTGCTCGAGCGGATGCGCCAGAGCGGGACGTCTCCCTCAGTCTCCGCCGATGCCGTTGCTCGTATGGCGCTCGATCTCTTGGAGGCGCGCGAGCGGCCGTCGCAACGCCCCGTCATCAACCTCACGGGCACGGTGCTGCACACCAATCTCGGCCGCGCACTGCTGGCAGAAGAGGCGATTCAGGCGGTCGTTACCGCCATGCGCGCGCCAACCAACCTCGAATACGAGATCAAGGCCGGCCAGCGCGGCGAGCGCGATGCGCATGTACGCGACCTGATCCGCGAACTGACCGGCGCCGAAGATGCTGTCCTGGTCAACAACAACGCCGCCGCGGTGCTGCTGGTCCTGAACACTTTCGCCAAGGACCGCGAGGCGATCGTCTCGCGCGGCGAACTGATCGAGATCGGCGGCGCCTTCCGCATGCCGGACATCATGGCGCGGGCCGGCGCGATCCTGCGCGAGGTCGGCACCACCAACCGCACGCATCTCAGGGATTATGCAGAAGCCATCGGCGCCGAAACCGGGCTCCTACTGAAGGTGCATACCTCCAACTATGTGGTGCAGGGCTTCACGGCGGAGGTCGAGCCGCCTGAGCTGGCGAAGCTCGCTCGCACGCATGGCGTGCCCTTCGTCGACGATCTCGGCTCCGGCACGCTGATCGACTTCGCCCGCTGGGGCCTGCGCCATGAAAAGACCGTGCAGGACGCCCTGAAGGGCGGCGCCGATCTCGTCACCTTCTCGGGCGACAAGCTGCTCGGAGGTCCCCAGGCCGGCATCGTCGCCGGTCGCAAGGATCTGATCGCCAAACTGGCGAAGAACCCGCTCAAGCGGGCGCTGCGGCTCGACAAGCTCCGCCTCGCGGCCCTGGAGGCAACGCTCAGGCTCTATCGCGATCCCGACCGGCTGGCCGAGCGCCTGCCGACGCTGCGGCTCTTCACCCGCAAGGCAGCGGAACTCCACGCGCTGGCCGAAAAACTCCGACCCGCCCTCGCTGCGACGCTCGGCGCGGGCTGGAGCGTCGAGACCGTCGACTGTGCCAGCCAGATCGGCTCCGGCGCGCTGCCGTTGGAGACGCTGCCCAGCACCGGGCTGGCGATCAAGCCGGTAGGCAAGGCCTCCGGCGGCGCGGTCGAGGCGCTGGCTGCCGCGTTTCGGACCGTGCCGGTGCCGGTGATCGGACGGATCGCCCAAGGGACGCTGATCTTCGACCTGCGCTGCCTCGAAGACGAAGCCTTGTTCGCTGCGCAGCTTGCGACCCTGAAGCCCGGAGGTGGCGATGGGTTGGCTTGA
- a CDS encoding tetratricopeptide repeat protein: protein MGWLDRLRGKERSEAEDVSAAMGRAAEAVAQGDHRAALAIWGPLAHAGVARAQNNIGACFAEGLGVDRDLALALRWLTLAAQSGDPVGQRNLAALYFRGDGVAQSDEEAMRLYRLSAEQGDAPAQDMLSWMLLEGGRSEDHPEALRWAQAAAEAGVETSMTRLGMMFHDALGVERDAAAAAAWWQRGMDAGDPDSEAMLGAATLLGQGVAADAERALALLLAAESKGSRLAAPFIKAARAASPAEA, encoded by the coding sequence ATGGGTTGGCTTGACCGGCTGCGCGGCAAGGAGCGCTCCGAGGCCGAGGACGTCTCCGCCGCGATGGGGCGGGCCGCCGAGGCTGTCGCGCAGGGCGACCATCGGGCGGCGCTGGCGATCTGGGGGCCTCTCGCCCATGCCGGCGTCGCACGCGCGCAGAACAATATCGGCGCCTGCTTCGCCGAGGGGCTCGGGGTCGATCGTGATCTCGCCCTTGCGCTGCGCTGGCTGACACTCGCAGCCCAGAGCGGCGACCCGGTGGGACAGCGCAATCTCGCGGCGCTCTATTTCAGAGGCGACGGTGTTGCCCAGAGCGACGAGGAGGCGATGCGCCTCTACCGGCTTTCCGCCGAGCAAGGCGATGCCCCGGCCCAGGACATGCTGTCCTGGATGCTGCTCGAGGGTGGCCGGTCCGAGGACCATCCCGAGGCCTTGCGCTGGGCCCAAGCCGCAGCCGAGGCCGGCGTCGAGACCAGCATGACCCGGCTCGGCATGATGTTCCATGACGCGCTCGGCGTGGAGCGCGACGCTGCCGCGGCCGCCGCCTGGTGGCAGCGCGGAATGGATGCAGGCGACCCCGATTCGGAAGCGATGCTCGGTGCGGCCACCCTGCTCGGCCAGGGTGTGGCAGCCGATGCGGAGCGCGCCCTTGCTCTCCTGCTTGCAGCCGAGAGCAAGGGCAGCCGGCTCGCTGCACCCTTCATCAAGGCCGCGCGCGCCGCCTCACCGGCGGAGGCCTGA
- the fdxH gene encoding formate dehydrogenase subunit beta, translating to MGLQSQDFARISASNFRPPDVRHDLEVAKLIDVSKCIGCKACQSACLEWNNLREEIGFNTGSYENPHDLTPNSWTLMRFSEWENPQSGNLEWLIRKDGCMHCADPGCLKACPAPGAIVQYNNGIVDFVSENCIGCGYCVKGCPFNIPRISQTDHKAYKCTLCSDRVSVGQAPACAKACPTGAITFGTKEAQLTFAQTRVADLKSRGFQNAGIYDPPGVGGTHVMYVLHHADQPQLYSGLPQNPQISQVVELWKGLTKYAGMAAVGFAAAFAFVHGIVARRNEVTRRDEREADHLIDEEAARGREA from the coding sequence ATGGGATTGCAGAGCCAGGACTTCGCCCGCATCTCGGCGAGCAATTTTCGCCCGCCGGATGTTCGCCACGATCTCGAGGTGGCGAAGCTCATCGACGTCTCGAAATGCATCGGCTGCAAAGCCTGCCAGTCGGCCTGCCTCGAGTGGAACAATCTGCGCGAGGAGATCGGCTTCAACACCGGGTCCTACGAGAACCCGCACGACCTGACGCCGAACAGCTGGACGCTGATGCGGTTCAGCGAATGGGAGAATCCGCAGAGCGGCAACCTCGAATGGCTGATCCGCAAGGACGGCTGCATGCACTGCGCCGATCCGGGCTGCCTCAAGGCCTGCCCCGCTCCCGGCGCGATCGTGCAGTACAACAACGGCATCGTCGATTTCGTCTCGGAGAACTGCATCGGCTGCGGCTACTGCGTGAAGGGCTGCCCCTTCAACATCCCGCGCATCAGCCAGACGGACCACAAGGCCTACAAGTGCACGCTCTGTTCCGATCGGGTCTCGGTCGGCCAAGCGCCAGCCTGCGCCAAGGCCTGCCCGACCGGCGCGATCACCTTCGGCACGAAGGAGGCGCAGCTGACTTTCGCGCAGACCCGCGTCGCGGATCTGAAGTCGCGCGGGTTCCAGAACGCCGGCATCTATGATCCGCCCGGCGTCGGCGGCACGCATGTGATGTATGTATTGCACCATGCCGACCAGCCGCAGCTCTACTCCGGCTTGCCGCAGAACCCGCAGATCAGCCAGGTCGTCGAACTCTGGAAGGGGCTGACCAAATATGCCGGCATGGCGGCCGTCGGCTTCGCAGCCGCCTTCGCCTTCGTCCACGGAATCGTGGCGCGGCGCAACGAGGTGACCCGTCGCGACGAACGCGAGGCAGACCATCTCATCGACGAGGAGGCAGCCCGTGGCCGTGAGGCGTGA
- the fdnG gene encoding formate dehydrogenase-N subunit alpha, with product MLQELSRRQFMKAAGAGLAGSAVAALGFGGAEEALAQAVRPFKLTGTTETRNTCPYCSVACGVIMYSLGDKSKNAHPAVIHIEGDPDHPTNRGTLCPKGSALLDFIHSETRTKVPQYRGPGQREFKPISWGEALDRIARLMKDDRDKNFIAKNQDGTTVNRWLTTGFLAASATTNETAFLTYKVVRSLGVLAFDNQARVUHGPTVASLAPTFGRGAMTNSWTDIKNTDLVIVMGGNAAEAHPCGFKWVTEAKAQRGAKLIVVDPRFTRTASVADFYAPIRQGTDIAFLLGVIRYCIENDKIQHDYVRAFTNAPYIVKEGFSYQDGLFSGYDEAKRDYDRTSWEYELGPDGYVQVDETLQNPRCVYQLLKKHVAAYTPEMVERICGTPKDKYAAICKMISECSARDRTMTSMYALGWTQHSKGSQNIRTMAMVQLLLGNIGVRGGGMNALRGHSNIQGLTDIGLMSDLIPGYLAIPKDKEVDFATYMSTRGFKPLRPNQMSYWQNYRKFMVSFLKSMWGQAATAENDFAYQWLPKLDLASYDLLRIMDLMYQGKVNGYFCQGFNPLLSAPNRGKITASLSKLKFLVVMDPLQTETARFWKDEGVHNDVKPESIQTEVFELPTTCFAEDEGSLVNSGRWLQWHWPGQEPPGEAKTDTWIMAQLHMRLRALYQKEGGAFPDPIVNLHWPYRDPMDPQADEMAKELNGYVVSTVTDPADPNKVLLEKGKQVDAFGQLRDDGSTACGCWIYSGCWTEKGNMMARRDTSDPGNTGAYSNWAFSWPANRRILYNRASADLDGKAWDPRRKLIEWNGTAWTGYDVPDIAVNAKPRDVGPFIMNPEGSARLFARGLMRDGPFPAHYEPFESPVVNVMAPKIRGNPAARIFKDDLAALGTSDKFPYAATSYRLTEHFHFWTKHVWVNSVLQPEFFVELSEQLAKEKNIQNGGWVKVSSNRGSVYAKAVVTKRIKPLTCDGKTVHVVGIPLHWGFTGAARKGFGPNSLTPFVGDANTDTPEFKAFLVNVEPSNGPAVS from the coding sequence ATGCTGCAAGAGCTCTCGCGCCGCCAGTTCATGAAAGCCGCAGGAGCGGGGCTGGCCGGATCTGCCGTAGCCGCGCTCGGGTTCGGCGGGGCAGAAGAAGCCCTTGCTCAAGCCGTGCGGCCCTTCAAGCTGACAGGCACGACGGAAACCAGAAACACCTGTCCGTACTGCTCCGTCGCCTGTGGCGTGATCATGTACAGCCTGGGCGACAAATCGAAGAACGCCCACCCGGCGGTCATCCATATCGAAGGCGACCCGGATCATCCGACCAATCGCGGCACGCTCTGCCCGAAAGGCTCCGCCCTCCTCGACTTCATCCACTCCGAAACGCGCACCAAGGTCCCGCAATATCGCGGACCGGGCCAGCGCGAGTTCAAGCCGATCAGCTGGGGCGAGGCGCTCGACCGCATCGCGCGGCTGATGAAGGATGACCGCGACAAGAACTTCATCGCGAAGAACCAGGACGGCACGACGGTCAACCGCTGGCTGACCACAGGCTTCCTGGCCGCTTCGGCGACCACCAACGAAACGGCCTTCCTGACCTACAAGGTCGTGCGAAGCCTCGGAGTCTTGGCGTTCGACAACCAGGCGCGTGTTTGACACGGACCGACGGTGGCCAGTCTGGCCCCAACATTCGGTCGCGGTGCGATGACCAACTCCTGGACGGACATCAAGAACACCGACCTCGTCATCGTCATGGGCGGCAACGCCGCCGAAGCGCATCCGTGCGGCTTCAAATGGGTCACCGAGGCGAAAGCCCAGCGTGGCGCCAAGCTGATCGTCGTCGATCCGCGCTTCACGCGCACAGCCTCTGTCGCGGATTTCTACGCGCCGATCCGGCAAGGCACCGACATCGCCTTCCTTCTCGGAGTGATCAGGTACTGTATCGAGAACGACAAGATCCAGCACGACTATGTGCGCGCCTTCACCAACGCGCCCTATATCGTGAAGGAGGGCTTCAGCTATCAGGACGGCCTGTTCTCCGGCTATGACGAGGCCAAGCGCGACTACGACCGCACGAGCTGGGAGTACGAGCTCGGGCCGGACGGTTATGTCCAGGTCGACGAGACGCTGCAGAATCCGCGCTGCGTCTACCAGCTGCTGAAGAAGCACGTCGCGGCTTATACGCCCGAGATGGTCGAGCGCATCTGCGGCACGCCCAAGGACAAGTACGCGGCGATCTGCAAGATGATCTCCGAGTGCTCGGCGCGCGACCGGACGATGACGTCGATGTACGCGCTCGGCTGGACGCAGCATTCCAAGGGCTCGCAGAACATCCGCACCATGGCGATGGTGCAGTTGCTGCTCGGCAACATCGGCGTGCGCGGCGGCGGCATGAATGCGCTGCGCGGGCACTCCAACATCCAGGGGCTCACCGATATCGGCCTGATGTCGGACCTGATCCCGGGCTATCTGGCGATCCCGAAGGACAAGGAGGTCGATTTCGCGACCTACATGTCGACGCGCGGCTTCAAGCCGCTGCGTCCAAACCAGATGAGCTACTGGCAGAACTACAGGAAGTTCATGGTGAGCTTCCTGAAGTCGATGTGGGGTCAGGCGGCGACGGCGGAAAACGACTTCGCCTATCAGTGGCTGCCTAAGCTCGACCTCGCCAGCTACGATCTGCTGCGCATCATGGACCTGATGTATCAAGGCAAGGTCAACGGCTATTTCTGCCAGGGCTTCAACCCGCTGCTCTCCGCGCCCAACCGCGGCAAGATCACGGCATCGCTGTCGAAGCTGAAGTTCCTGGTGGTGATGGACCCGCTGCAGACGGAGACGGCGCGGTTCTGGAAGGACGAGGGCGTCCATAACGACGTCAAGCCCGAGTCGATCCAGACCGAGGTCTTCGAGCTGCCGACGACCTGCTTCGCCGAGGACGAGGGCTCGCTGGTCAATTCCGGCCGCTGGCTGCAATGGCACTGGCCGGGGCAGGAACCTCCAGGCGAGGCGAAGACCGACACCTGGATCATGGCGCAGCTTCATATGCGGCTGCGCGCGCTCTACCAGAAGGAGGGCGGGGCCTTTCCAGACCCGATCGTCAACCTGCACTGGCCCTATCGCGACCCGATGGACCCGCAGGCCGACGAGATGGCGAAGGAACTCAACGGCTACGTCGTCTCCACCGTCACCGACCCGGCAGACCCGAACAAGGTCCTGCTGGAGAAGGGCAAGCAGGTCGACGCTTTCGGCCAGTTGCGCGACGACGGCTCGACCGCCTGTGGCTGCTGGATCTACTCCGGTTGCTGGACCGAGAAGGGCAACATGATGGCCCGTCGCGACACCAGCGATCCGGGCAATACCGGCGCCTATTCGAACTGGGCGTTCTCCTGGCCGGCCAACCGGCGCATCCTCTACAACCGCGCCTCGGCCGATCTCGACGGCAAGGCCTGGGATCCCAGGCGCAAGCTGATCGAGTGGAACGGCACCGCCTGGACCGGCTACGACGTGCCGGACATCGCGGTGAACGCCAAACCCCGGGATGTCGGTCCTTTCATCATGAACCCCGAGGGATCGGCCCGGCTGTTCGCCCGCGGCCTGATGCGGGACGGGCCCTTCCCGGCGCATTACGAGCCGTTCGAAAGCCCCGTGGTCAACGTGATGGCGCCCAAGATCCGCGGCAACCCGGCCGCGCGCATCTTCAAGGATGATCTCGCCGCGCTCGGCACTTCGGACAAATTCCCCTATGCGGCGACCTCCTACCGCCTGACCGAGCATTTCCACTTCTGGACGAAGCATGTCTGGGTGAACTCGGTGCTGCAGCCGGAGTTCTTCGTCGAGCTCAGCGAGCAGCTGGCGAAGGAGAAGAACATCCAGAACGGCGGCTGGGTGAAGGTCTCCTCCAACCGTGGTTCGGTCTACGCCAAAGCGGTGGTGACCAAACGCATCAAGCCGCTGACCTGCGACGGCAAGACCGTGCACGTTGTCGGCATCCCGCTCCACTGGGGCTTCACCGGTGCGGCCAGGAAGGGTTTCGGCCCCAACAGCCTCACCCCGTTCGTCGGCGACGCCAACACCGATACGCCCGAGTTCAAGGCGTTCCTGGTGAATGTCGAGCCGTCCAACGGGCCGGCGGTCAGCTAG
- a CDS encoding formate dehydrogenase subunit gamma has product MAVRREEDGTVVDRYGGFLRVNHWVTAISLILLALSGAALFHPSLFFLSGLFGGGANTRALHPWIGIVLLASFFVLFVQMVRYNFWSKVDTVWMRHIGEVMSGNEENLPEIGKYNGAQKIVFWLMTLLILVLFVTGIMIWYEYFGASFTIEQQRFGHIIHALAAVAMLLVVIVHIYAGFYIRGTISAMTEGQVTGGWAFRHHRLWLRHEAREGVIDERQAPPRRPNIGPAE; this is encoded by the coding sequence GTGGCCGTGAGGCGTGAAGAAGACGGCACCGTCGTCGACCGTTATGGCGGCTTCCTGCGTGTCAACCACTGGGTCACCGCGATCTCGCTGATCCTGCTCGCGCTCAGCGGCGCGGCGCTGTTCCACCCGTCGCTGTTCTTTCTCTCCGGGTTGTTCGGCGGCGGCGCCAATACGCGCGCCCTGCATCCCTGGATCGGCATCGTGCTGCTCGCCAGCTTCTTCGTGCTGTTCGTGCAGATGGTCCGCTACAATTTCTGGAGCAAGGTCGACACGGTCTGGATGCGCCATATCGGCGAGGTGATGTCCGGGAACGAGGAGAACCTGCCGGAAATCGGCAAGTACAACGGCGCGCAGAAGATCGTCTTCTGGTTGATGACGCTGCTCATCCTCGTCCTGTTCGTGACAGGTATCATGATCTGGTACGAGTATTTCGGGGCGAGCTTCACCATCGAGCAGCAGCGGTTCGGCCATATCATCCATGCGCTGGCGGCAGTCGCCATGCTGCTGGTGGTCATCGTCCACATCTATGCCGGCTTCTACATCCGCGGAACGATTAGCGCGATGACCGAAGGCCAGGTGACGGGTGGCTGGGCGTTTCGCCATCATCGGCTCTGGCTGCGCCACGAGGCGCGCGAAGGCGTGATCGACGAGCGCCAGGCACCGCCGCGCCGCCCCAATATCGGCCCAGCCGAGTAG
- the fdhE gene encoding formate dehydrogenase accessory protein FdhE: MSDVPGFAPFEDVGIAERDKPPFVRLPLPGTLFGLRAMRFAALAPGHQLEPYLNFLAALSRAQDEIARASPPPALPALNDLRMRAANAMPVLPREELAEDPAASAALDRLAVLLDGAAMPDLARNALERTKATDRDARRAMFDAVLADAIPVEAVAEHIFVAAALQVVAARRAAELDPLLPQPVAGGVCPCCGGPPVASAIVADLEVEGVRYVQCSLCATQWNHVRVKCVSCGSTKGIAYQAIEGIADTIKAETCDECRTYVKILNRRKDTELEPVADDVASLGLDLLVIEAGWKRAGVNPFLLGY; the protein is encoded by the coding sequence ATGAGTGACGTGCCGGGCTTTGCGCCCTTCGAGGATGTCGGCATCGCGGAACGCGACAAGCCGCCCTTTGTCCGCCTGCCCTTGCCGGGAACGCTGTTCGGCCTGCGCGCCATGCGCTTTGCAGCGCTGGCACCTGGCCACCAGCTCGAACCCTATCTGAATTTTCTCGCCGCGTTGTCACGGGCGCAGGACGAGATCGCGCGGGCATCGCCGCCCCCTGCCCTGCCCGCGCTGAACGACCTCAGGATGCGCGCGGCAAATGCCATGCCTGTGCTGCCGCGCGAAGAGCTGGCTGAAGACCCAGCCGCATCCGCAGCCCTCGACAGGCTGGCGGTTCTGCTCGACGGGGCGGCCATGCCCGACCTCGCCCGCAATGCCCTGGAGCGGACCAAGGCAACGGATCGGGACGCCCGTCGTGCCATGTTCGATGCCGTGCTGGCGGACGCGATCCCGGTCGAGGCCGTGGCCGAGCACATCTTCGTCGCAGCGGCCCTGCAGGTCGTCGCAGCCCGGCGCGCTGCGGAGCTCGATCCCCTGCTGCCGCAACCGGTCGCGGGTGGTGTCTGCCCCTGCTGCGGCGGGCCGCCGGTGGCGAGCGCGATCGTGGCCGATCTGGAGGTCGAGGGCGTCCGCTATGTCCAGTGCTCGCTCTGTGCGACGCAGTGGAATCACGTCCGGGTGAAATGCGTCTCCTGCGGCTCGACCAAGGGCATCGCCTATCAGGCGATCGAGGGCATTGCCGACACGATCAAGGCCGAGACCTGCGACGAGTGCCGGACCTATGTGAAGATCCTCAACCGCCGCAAGGATACGGAGCTGGAACCGGTCGCCGACGATGTCGCGAGCCTCGGCCTCGACCTGCTGGTGATCGAAGCCGGCTGGAAACGAGCGGGGGTGAATCCGTTTCTGCTGGGCTATTGA
- a CDS encoding efflux RND transporter permease subunit: MSRFFIERPIFAWVVAIVIMLAGLLALRTLPIAQYPQIAPTTVQISANYPGADAQTVENSVTKVIEQGMTGVDNLQYMTATSTATGNAQITLTFNSQADPDVAQMQVQNKLQLVTRQLPSVVQSTGITVAKASTGFLMVVAFVSTDGRMTTTDLADYVDSTLNDTLKRVEGVGTTQLFGAGYAMRIWLNPDALRKYALMPSDVINAIQAQNTQVSAGQLGGLPQVKGQQLNATVTAASRLQTPAQFENIILKSGSSGSIVRLNDVARVELGAKSYDTSSRYNGNPTTGLAISLATGANAINTAKAVQATIDRFKQTLPEGVEVTYPYDTTPFVTLSIEKVVHTLFEAILLVFVVMFVFLQNIRATFIPMLAVPVVLLGTFGVLALFGYSINTLTMFAMVLAIGLLVDDAIVVVENVERVMQEEKLGPKEATIKSMDEITGALVGIATVLSAVFVPMAFFGGSVGVIYRQFSVTIVTAMILSVVVAMVLTPALCATILKPVAEHGERKGFFGWFNRNFERTTNGYRSGVAGMVARPLRFLLVFLLIGGGMAWLFARLPSSFLPDEDQGILLTSVQMPVGATQDRTLRVLDQVQKHYLEKEKDLVEGVLTVAGFGFGGQGQNVGLAFVRLKPFADRVGKQATAQAIAARAMGAFRSIKDGTVYALAPPAIQGFGNTAGFDFYLQDITGAGHERLMQVRNQLLGLAAQSKVLAGTRPNGQEDTPQYAVEIDQEKASALTLSLADVNTTLSTAWGSAYVNDFIDRGRVKSVYVQADAASRMQPEDVGRWFVRNQSGAMVPFSAFSSGRWTYGSPRLERYNGAAAVEIQGGAAPGVSSGAAMDEIDHLMAQLPAGFSHEWTGLSFQEKLSGSQAVALYAISMLVVFLCLAALYESWSIPFAVMLCVPIGIFGALLAATLFGQTNDVYFKVGLLTTIGLAAKNAILIVEFAIEQEAQGKGLVEATLEAARQRLRPILMTSLAFVLGVLPLAVATGAGSGSQNSIGIGVMGGMIAATAVGVFFVPLLYVAVVRLVRRLRGQKKETEAAA, from the coding sequence CTGTCGCGCTTCTTCATCGAGCGGCCCATCTTCGCCTGGGTCGTCGCCATCGTCATCATGCTGGCCGGACTGCTGGCGCTGCGAACGCTGCCGATCGCACAATATCCGCAGATCGCGCCGACGACCGTGCAGATCAGCGCCAATTATCCGGGCGCCGACGCGCAGACCGTCGAGAATTCGGTGACCAAGGTCATCGAGCAGGGCATGACCGGCGTCGACAACCTGCAATACATGACGGCGACCTCGACGGCGACCGGCAACGCCCAGATCACGCTCACCTTCAACAGCCAGGCCGATCCGGACGTGGCGCAGATGCAGGTGCAGAACAAGCTGCAGCTCGTCACGCGCCAGCTCCCGAGCGTGGTGCAAAGCACCGGCATCACGGTCGCCAAGGCGTCTACCGGCTTCCTGATGGTCGTCGCCTTCGTCTCGACCGATGGGCGGATGACGACGACCGACCTCGCCGACTACGTCGATTCCACGCTCAACGATACGCTGAAGCGCGTCGAAGGCGTCGGCACGACCCAGCTCTTCGGCGCCGGCTACGCTATGCGGATCTGGCTGAACCCGGACGCCTTGCGCAAATACGCGCTGATGCCGAGCGACGTCATCAACGCGATCCAGGCGCAGAACACGCAGGTCTCGGCCGGCCAGCTCGGCGGCCTGCCGCAGGTCAAGGGCCAGCAGCTGAACGCCACGGTCACCGCGGCCTCCCGGCTGCAGACCCCTGCCCAGTTCGAAAACATCATCCTGAAGAGCGGTTCCTCGGGCTCGATCGTCCGGCTCAACGACGTCGCGCGCGTCGAACTCGGCGCGAAGAGCTACGACACCTCATCGCGCTACAACGGCAACCCGACCACCGGTCTCGCCATCAGCCTCGCCACGGGCGCCAACGCCATCAACACGGCCAAGGCGGTGCAGGCGACGATCGATCGCTTCAAGCAGACCCTGCCGGAAGGCGTGGAAGTCACCTACCCCTATGACACCACGCCCTTCGTCACCCTCTCGATCGAGAAGGTGGTGCACACGCTGTTCGAGGCCATCCTGCTCGTCTTCGTCGTGATGTTCGTCTTCCTGCAGAACATCCGCGCGACCTTCATCCCGATGCTGGCGGTGCCAGTGGTGCTGCTCGGTACCTTCGGCGTGTTGGCGCTCTTCGGCTATTCGATCAACACGCTAACGATGTTCGCGATGGTGCTCGCCATCGGCCTGCTCGTCGACGACGCGATCGTCGTGGTCGAGAACGTCGAGCGCGTCATGCAGGAAGAGAAGCTCGGGCCGAAGGAAGCGACGATCAAGTCGATGGACGAGATCACCGGCGCCCTGGTCGGCATCGCGACCGTGCTCTCGGCGGTGTTCGTGCCGATGGCCTTCTTCGGCGGCTCGGTCGGCGTGATCTACCGCCAGTTCTCGGTGACGATCGTCACGGCGATGATCCTTTCGGTCGTCGTCGCGATGGTGCTGACGCCGGCGCTGTGCGCGACCATCCTGAAGCCGGTCGCCGAGCATGGCGAGCGCAAGGGCTTCTTCGGCTGGTTCAACCGCAATTTCGAGCGCACGACCAATGGCTATCGCTCCGGCGTCGCCGGCATGGTCGCGCGGCCGCTGCGCTTCCTGCTCGTCTTCCTCCTGATCGGTGGCGGCATGGCCTGGCTGTTCGCCCGGCTGCCCAGCTCCTTCCTGCCCGACGAGGACCAGGGCATCCTGCTGACCAGCGTGCAGATGCCCGTCGGCGCGACGCAGGACCGGACGCTGCGCGTGCTCGACCAGGTGCAGAAGCACTATCTGGAAAAGGAGAAGGACCTCGTCGAGGGTGTGCTGACCGTCGCCGGCTTCGGCTTCGGCGGCCAGGGGCAGAACGTCGGCCTCGCCTTCGTGCGCCTGAAGCCCTTCGCGGACCGCGTCGGCAAGCAGGCGACGGCACAGGCCATCGCCGCACGCGCAATGGGCGCCTTTCGCTCGATCAAGGATGGCACCGTCTATGCGCTGGCACCGCCGGCGATCCAGGGCTTCGGCAACACCGCCGGCTTCGATTTCTACCTGCAGGACATCACCGGCGCCGGGCATGAACGGCTGATGCAGGTCCGCAACCAGCTGCTGGGCCTCGCCGCCCAGAGCAAGGTGCTGGCCGGCACCCGGCCGAACGGCCAAGAGGACACGCCGCAATACGCCGTCGAGATCGATCAGGAGAAGGCGAGCGCGCTGACGCTCTCGCTGGCCGACGTCAACACGACGCTCTCGACCGCCTGGGGCTCGGCCTATGTCAACGATTTCATCGACCGCGGCCGCGTGAAATCGGTCTATGTCCAGGCGGATGCCGCATCCCGCATGCAGCCAGAGGATGTCGGGCGCTGGTTCGTCCGCAACCAGAGCGGTGCGATGGTGCCGTTCTCGGCCTTCTCCTCAGGCCGCTGGACCTATGGCTCGCCGCGTCTCGAACGCTACAATGGCGCTGCGGCGGTCGAGATCCAGGGTGGCGCGGCACCGGGCGTCAGCTCCGGCGCGGCGATGGACGAGATCGACCACCTGATGGCGCAGCTTCCGGCAGGATTCAGCCATGAATGGACCGGACTCTCCTTCCAGGAGAAACTCTCGGGCAGCCAGGCGGTGGCCCTCTACGCCATCTCGATGCTGGTCGTGTTCCTCTGCCTGGCAGCCCTCTACGAGAGCTGGTCGATCCCCTTCGCGGTGATGCTGTGCGTGCCGATCGGCATCTTCGGCGCCCTGCTGGCGGCGACCCTGTTCGGCCAGACCAACGACGTCTACTTCAAGGTCGGCCTGCTGACGACGATCGGACTCGCGGCCAAGAACGCGATCCTGATCGTCGAGTTCGCGATCGAGCAGGAGGCGCAGGGCAAGGGGCTCGTCGAGGCGACGCTGGAAGCGGCGCGCCAGCGCCTGCGGCCGATCCTGATGACCTCGCTCGCCTTCGTGCTCGGTGTGCTGCCGCTGGCAGTCGCCACCGGCGCGGGCTCCGGCAGCCAGAACTCGATCGGCATCGGCGTCATGGGCGGCATGATCGCCGCCACCGCCGTCGGCGTCTTCTTCGTGCCGCTGCTCTATGTCGCCGTCGTGCGCCTCGTGCGGCGGCTGCGCGGGCAGAAGAAGGAAACCGAGGCCGCGGCCTGA